Below is a window of Rhea pennata isolate bPtePen1 chromosome 2, bPtePen1.pri, whole genome shotgun sequence DNA.
CTTCCGTGCCTGTTGAGGTTATTAATGTTGCAGCCAGGTCTCCCTTTTTATCTCTCTGTGGCTGGCTCAGGTTTCTTAGTATTATTCTCCAGTCTACAATAATCAGAGATACCTCTACATGAACCAGGCAACCAACCAAAAATTCCTTCTCTTAAGAGATTTTCTTCATTAGTTTTTTTGGATGGAAACCAAATACAGTAGGAATGGAAGGAAACATTCCTTCCTTGGTTGTACAGACTAAATAAACTATATCTAACCAACGAAACACACTTTAATGTGAGGATTGTTTTCAAACTCTGCCTGTATATTCCCCCAGGTTTCTTTgtaatatggaaaatatttagagTTTTTGTTGAGTTACCTTAtgcaagctttttatttaagattATATTAAGTGAAACTACTGGAATATTCAACTGACTCATTGCTGAACAGAGCTTAGATGCAGGTGCAGATCAGCATAAACTATCAATGAATTTAATGGACTCTTACCAAATaattgtatcttaaaaaaaccTACTGTGAGTCAAATGTTTCCAAGTGCAGCTCTGTTTCAGACTAGAAGGAAGTTATATTCACAAATTTTGGCCCTGTAGCTCTAAAGTTATCCCAAGTAGGCTAACATTTGTCCTTACTTATAGGGCAATTTCTGCTTGTGTCCTACTCTCCCTTCTTTCTGATGGCTAGATCAGCATTCCTAAAGCTGTATTACATTGGGAAccacattttaatgaaacactCAAATGGTTTATCTATTCCCCTGTTTGCTTAATGTCCTGTAGTAGCACTATCAATTATATAAAAGTAATGACTGAATAGAATGTATAAATTTTTAGATTTCCCAAGTTTCACACatttgatgttatttttaagcagGTTACTGgctctcttcttttttcatctCCTCATTGAGTCTATTCCATTTCTTACCtcaaagaaaaggggggggggggcaaaatGAGCATTGTATTCCTAGCAGTGGCACTACAGACCACTAAAGATACACAGATGAGGTTTTAGAAACCTCATGATGTAGAAGCTTAATGTTACCCAAGTGTACAGGTCAGCGTTTGCTGTCCATCACAGTACATGCATGTTATTCTGTCAGCCAATGCTGTACACCCTGCTGCCATGCAGATGAAAATCTGAGtctgtatttcaaaatcatGTTAAGGATATTACAAACCAACAGGGTTACACATGCATGATTGTGAACAGATACTGTCCGCATGCATGTGTTGGTATCTTGAAACATTTATGAAGCATTATTGAAATTTGGAGTTCGAACACTTTAACTAGTGGcctgttttttaaagctactgAAGATCCACTTGAGTCAGTCTAGAATATGAGCACCAACACTTCTTCCACTATATCCTTATTCTATATTATTGCACTTTATATACTACTTAATGCAAAGCAACACAAATGTAGCTCATAGAGAGAGATCTAGTCACACTGCTGCTACATGCATTACAGTGCTGGAAGATGCTGTGATGGCTTTTCTCCAGTGATGAGAGATGACACATGGTGTCAGCATCAGGATCTGGAAGGCAGCATTCACTTTTGCATGCTCCCTTTGTAACTAACTGCTTTTCCACAGAGAGATCTATTTATTTGGACTTGCAGTCATGAAAATCAGCACGTTTTCTCCGCAACTCACTCCCTCTCCAGAGATGGTCAGCTCAATAGGCACCAGAGCTATAAGTGGCAGTGTTCTTCACTTAGCATCCTGATACAAGGGAAGCTGTTCCTCTCTTTGTTTAAAGTGTTgttcctctttttgttttcagattgtCACAGAtctaaattctcttttcttgtctTCCAGGTCCTGTTGTTACACATGACATTACCAGCTATCATACAATGTTTCTTTTGGCAATTTTAGGAGGGATGGCTGTCATACTTCTTGTCTTGTTGTGTCTCCTTCTGTATTATTGCAGGTAAGACTCATCATCTTAGTTActtagaagaaagcaagcacttggaaaagaagcaaacaggGAGATAAATTTCATGTGATGCTGGTCACATACAGCATACCTAATCCCTATTTTTGGTAGGATGGTAGttgaaaaaataagatgttttaAAACCTTCTATCAAACATAGGCTTGCAGTGGAAGATCTCTGTAATCATACCTGTTCTGCACTTGCAAGTCATCTGTTCTCATCAAACATATCTCTAAAGGAATGTTAAGTCTTTATCAGCAAGTGTATACTAATAAGTCATTTTATATTTGTCTCCTCTAGACATTTGCTCCAATTTATAATTGGTGCTCAAGATATTTCCTGATTGGCAGTAGCTTGTCTTTGATTCCGTCTTTGCTCTTTTAATCAGTGCTTAAACACACACTCGCTGATCTTGTTTCTGTACAACAATCataaatatgttatttcttttgttaccggtttttatagaagaaaatgtttaaaaccaCGTCAGCATCATAAGAAGCTGCAACTTCCCACAGCACTGGATACTTCTAAGAAGGATCAAGCAACCTCTATGTCAcatataaatttaatattttcccGTCGTGAGTCAGAATTTCCAGGTGGGCTGTCTGTTGCTAGCAATGGACACACCGAAACCTCAGGTGCAAAGGAATTAATCAGTGCTGTCCACATGGAGATGGTATCAGCTAGTGGAGAAGCAGATATGCATACACTTATGCTCAAGCACTCATTCAGTACTTCTCAAGAGTTTAGCTCCCGAGAGGaactgctttctgaaaaggagaaagacaagaGCAGAATTTCCTTGGATGACCTGACTCCCAGTGGGTCTCTAAGAAAAGACTACCACAAATCAGCAGatagttttcctttaaagacaagaaaatctacagaaacagctgaaggCTATGAGTCCCCTATCAAAGATGAGTACAGGAGAAGTTACAATGCTATGCTGTCACAGcctttatttgaaaagcaagagagagaaattcaaGTATCTATGAATCATATTGCTACTGGAAGTAAATACAATATTCAGGAACAAATATACCCCACACCTTCAGCCCCTGAAAAAGAACTGTTGGACTGCAGACCTACTGAATGTATGATGTCTCGTTCAGTTGATCACCTTGAACGACCAACATCTTTTCCTCGACCAGGTCAGTTAATTTGCTGCAATTCTGTTGACCAAGTTAATGATAGTGTTTACAGAAAAGTTTTGCCTGCATTGGTCATTCCAGGTCATTACATGAAATTACCAGGAGAACACCCTTATGTTAGCCAACCACTGGTTGTTCCAGCTGACCAGCAAATTGATTTAGAAAGACTTCAGGCTGAGCTTCCTAACCCTCATGCACGGCTTTTTCCACACCCCCCACAACAGCTGCAACCCCAACAGTTAGCATCACAAGCAGTATCTCAGCAACATTTGCAAGATGCAGGTGCAACTGAGTGGAGCCAACAAAATGCTTCCATGTCTGAATCTATTTCCATTCCTGCCTCACTTAATGATGCATCCCTAGCTCAAATGAATAGTGAAGTGCAGCTTCTTACAGAAAAGGCTTTGATGGAATTAGGAGGTGGGAAACCATTGCCTCATCCTCGGGCATGGTTTGTTTCTCTAGATGGACGTTCAAATGCTCATGTTAGACATTCATACATTGATCTCCAAAGAGCTGGTAGGAATGGGAGTAACGATGCCAGTTTGGACTCTGGTGTTGACATGAATGAACCAAAATCTGCCCGAAAGGGAAGGGGAGATCATCTGTCTGTGCCACAGAGTCACCCACCAGTACAGGAGCACCAGCAGAGGGAGCGGAAGGTTTCAGATAGCACAGCTTATACACAGCTTGTATATTTGGATGACATGGACCAAAGTGGGAGCGAATGTGGAACAGCAGTTTGTAGCCCAGAGGACAATGCTCTCCGATGCCTACTAGAAGGCA
It encodes the following:
- the FAM171A1 gene encoding protein FAM171A1, translated to MGRSAALLLCLLGCNVWKAVTKTLGAPEAAQEVTLKVHISDASTHQPVTEAFIEIFTNQISIASGTSGADGTAFLKFQYKLGNQLIVTASKHAYVPNSAPWKPVRLPVFSSLSLGLLPERSATLMVYDDVVQIVSGFQGARTQPQVHFQRRSVKLPENTSYSDLTAYLTAASSPWEVDSFPYLQGLDGNGTGNSTRYDLTPVTAVSVHLLNSDGTPVPVNGPIYVTVPLPTNSNLKHNAHVPAWRFDQKFGTWLKSSLGLVQQEGNQLTWTYIAPQLGYWVAAMSPAIPGPVVTHDITSYHTMFLLAILGGMAVILLVLLCLLLYYCRRKCLKPRQHHKKLQLPTALDTSKKDQATSMSHINLIFSRRESEFPGGLSVASNGHTETSGAKELISAVHMEMVSASGEADMHTLMLKHSFSTSQEFSSREELLSEKEKDKSRISLDDLTPSGSLRKDYHKSADSFPLKTRKSTETAEGYESPIKDEYRRSYNAMLSQPLFEKQEREIQVSMNHIATGSKYNIQEQIYPTPSAPEKELLDCRPTECMMSRSVDHLERPTSFPRPGQLICCNSVDQVNDSVYRKVLPALVIPGHYMKLPGEHPYVSQPLVVPADQQIDLERLQAELPNPHARLFPHPPQQLQPQQLASQAVSQQHLQDAGATEWSQQNASMSESISIPASLNDASLAQMNSEVQLLTEKALMELGGGKPLPHPRAWFVSLDGRSNAHVRHSYIDLQRAGRNGSNDASLDSGVDMNEPKSARKGRGDHLSVPQSHPPVQEHQQRERKVSDSTAYTQLVYLDDMDQSGSECGTAVCSPEDNALRCLLEGTSKRSGVQLPSLQEETRTVETKPEPLTSPEHGTSVQDDDEDEEDDQGEDKKSPWQKREERPLMTFNLK